A single region of the Brienomyrus brachyistius isolate T26 chromosome 10, BBRACH_0.4, whole genome shotgun sequence genome encodes:
- the nhsl2 gene encoding NHS-like protein 2 isoform X5, producing MKGLDHFWGERAKLGLSGAEAATTNLDAESKRAAHFRSSWQQHVNVFGSWSRPECVQQLRQEAELNLQSLLQDFEEHLYEPKVTGQTFRHPSSLSSEDTSLSDPPGLISQKPEFIFLPASSEVCEGGATPIGFWGQEHTIAAEKPPWPPSGQTQEQQWPTDTTGDEALLHVDLIQGICSSESDTRLLTSSPETQSPHLFLRKTYSDLEQNLLHSPGSPSGAMEHAGLMCGSPSWNGPKGSTFSPSWNNSMDYMMAHGPATKPPTNQQQADLLLDPSQSGSGLSYSSGSHSSSFTSNSVEPSARALATTSITTGKRAETEGAAASPRDREKRPIRPGALRFRERSLSTPTDSESFCSADNVSCMDTQRLGVESYALMYPSGSSEDGASADNESLAVTDFHPDGRLRIRSRSISLKKSKKKPPPPVRSVSLVKNLRGAGAEGPQRESRPRSLYLPREHLHDSYLSDYVLGGDGRSLKEEPDIPLSIRETMEGSQAPDQEVELSFPDHWQLNEWHSSDPYRSLSGSSTATGTTVIECLKARGSSESLDSPGTSRATSPSQFSVEAEAKISPFKPHGLMSPSSGYSSQSETPTPTIPSAQVTGPSPLACKMRPKIPERKSSLPATSPMERPARSRLSFELPVASASELPSIKPKPKASRRHSDTSPTSQSGQPVVTQTDLRNVRLRSVGRSEIEDNLDCPVDIIEEEMRDDDSPPVTLREKPKPPVAVKPPLPKRPLNLMLESPSSSLQGPESPPISPKEWRMPVGNIYMVVKKPKKKPLQAAPIATQEIPQHQEVLDIQQGASHIELPSPSSPKREHQTRTLTSSVTVSCLAELDRKRTKVPPPVPKKPSVLLLPSGVVHSNGADDSGPPSPGGEPVSEEVPDVEESQAQTKQSEPQDSDVTAFRTGTLTGIPADGSSEECGSLAEMETLHISEEPTEGVFGLTPMPHSTEDLFTIIHRSKRKVLGRREPSATFASRPSLVSPVRTDPRSHTLGATPRSSSRNQNFMALLQKKNNKPSTGSRVSAMELLKSTNPLARRVTEFNQSELDPTDGPRTPQGQ from the exons CCACCACTAACTTGGACGCGGAGAGCAAGCGAGCGGCCCACTTCCGATCGTCATGGCAACAGCATGTGAATGTGTTCGGCTCGTGGAGTAGGCCGGAGTGCGTGCAGCAGCTGCGTCAGGAGGCAGAGCTCAATCTCCAGAGCCTGCTCCAAG ACTTTGAGGAGCACCTCTACGAGCCTAAAGTGACCGGCCAGACGTTCCGACACCCCTCCTCACTGAGCTCGGAGGACACCTCCCTGAGTGACCCCCCCGGGCTGATTAGCCAGAAACCAGAGTTCATCTTCCTA CCGGCTTCCAGTGaggtgtgtgaggggggggccACGCCCATAGGCTTTTGGGGTCAAGAGCACACCATCGCTGCTGAGAAACCACCCTGGCCCCCTAGTGGTCAGACCCAAGAACAGCAGTGGCCAACGGACACCACAG GTGATGAGGCACTTCTACATGTTGACCTGATTCAGGGAATCTGCAGTTCTGAGTCTGACACTAGGTTGCTAACGTCATCTCCCGAAACCCAGAGCCCCCATCTGTTCCTGAGGAAGACCTACAGTGACCTGGAGCAGAACTTGCTGCACTCCCCTGGGAGCCCATCAGGTGCAATGGAGCACGCCGGCCTGATGTGTGGCAGCCCATCCTGGAACGGGCCCAAGGGCTCCACCTTCTCACCATCTTGGAACAACTCCATGGATTATATGATGGCTCATGGTCCAGCTACGAAACCACCAACTAACCAACAGCAAGCTGACCTGCTGCTGGacccctcccagagtgggtcagGCCTCTCCTACAGCTCAGGCTCACACTCCAGCTCCTTTACCTCCAACTCTGTGGAGCCATCAGCCAGAGCTCTGGCTACTACCAGCATTACAACAGGCAAACGGGCTGAGACTGAGGGTGCCGCAGCAAGTCCCAGGGATCGGGAAAAGAGACCGATACGGCCCGGGGCCCTCAGGTTCCGTGAACGGTCCCTGTCAACCCCAACGGACTCTGAGTCATTCTGCTCGGCCGACAATGTGTCTTGCATGGATACCCAACGCTTAGGAGTTGAGAGCTATGCCTTGATGTACCCTAGTGGGAGTTCTGAGGATGGTGCAAGCGCTGACAATGAGTCTCTGGCGGTGACTGATTTCCACCCTGATGGGAGACTGAGGATAAGGTCCCGAAGCATCTCCCTGAAGAAGTCGAAGAAGAAGCCCCCACCCCCGGTGCGCAGCGTGTCTCTGGTGAAGAACCTTAGGGGGGCAGGTGCTGAGGGCCCTCAAAGAGAGAGCAGGCCCAGAAGCCTCTACCTTCCCAGAGAGCACTTGCATGACTCTTATTTATCAGACTATGTGCTCGGGGGAGATGGCAGATCTCTGAAAGAGGAGCCTGACATACCATTGTCCATCAGAGAGACGATGGAGGGGAGTCAGGCACCAGACCAGGAAGTGGAGCTGTCTTTCCCTGACCATTGGCAGTTGAATGAATGGCACTCCAGTGACCCCTACAGGTCACTGTCTGGTTCTAGCACAGCAACAGGCACCACAGTGATAGAGTGCCTGAAAGCACGAGGAAGCTCAGAGTCCCTTGACTCCCCTGGTACCTCTCGTGCCACCTCACCCTCTCAGTTCTCTGTTGAAGCAGAGGCAAAAATCTCCCCCTTCAAGCCCCATGGGCTAATGTCCCCCTCCAGTGGCTACTCAAGCCAGTCAGAGACCCCAACACCAACAATTCCCAGTGCTCAAGTGACTGGACCATCCCCATTGGCTTGCAAGATGCGGCCAAAGATACCAGAGAGGAAATCCTCGCTACCTGCCACATCCCCCATGGAGAGACCTGCCAGGTCACGCCTTTCCTTTGAGCTGCCTGTGGCATCTGCCTCAGAATTGCCCTCTATCAAGCCCAAGCCCAAGGCTAGCCGACGACACTCTGATACATCTCCTACCAGCCAGTCAGGGCAGCCAGTGGTAACCCAGACTGATCTGAGAAACGTGCGTCTTCGTTCTGTTGGCCGCTCGGAGATTGAGGATAATCTGGACTGTCCTGTGGACATCATCGAGGAGGAAATGAGGGATGATGACAGCCCCCCTGTCACACTCCGTGAAAAACCTAAACCCCCAGTAGCGGTGAAGCCCCCCCTTCCCAAACGACCCCTCAACCTGATGTTGGAGTCTCCTTCCTCCTCTCTACAGGGTCCAGAGTCTCCACCAATCTCGCCCAAAGAATGGCGAATGCCTGTAGGGAACATCTACATGGTGGTGAAAAAACCCAAAAAGAAACCTCTGCAGGCTGCACCCATTGCCACTCAAGAGATCCCTCAACATCAGGAAGTGCTGGACATTCAGCAAGGGGCCAGCCACATTGAGCTTCCCTCCCCCTCCAGCCCAAAGAGGGAGCATCAAACCAGGACATTGACCAGCAGCGTCACTGTCTCCTGTTTGGCAGAGCTGGACAGAAAGCGGACCAAGGTACCCCCTCCGGTCCCAAAGAAACCCAGTGTCCTCCTGCTGCCCTCTGGAGTTGTCCACTCCAATGGGGCAGATGACAGTGGCCCCCCATCCCCTGGTGGGGAGCCTGTGTCTGAAGAAGTTCCAGATGTAGAGGAAAGCCAGGCCCAGACAAAACAAAGTGAACCTCAAGACAGTGATGTCACAGCATTTCGTACTGGGACACTGACAG GGATCCCTGCAGATGGGAGTTCTGAGGAGTGCGGCTCTCTTGCAGAGATGGAAACCCTGCACATCTCTGAGGAGCCGACAGAGGGCGTGTTTGGCCTCACACCAATGCCCCATTCGACAGAAGATCTGTTCACTATCATCCACAG GTCCAAACGAAAAGTTCTGGGGCGCAGGGAACCGTCGGCTACCTTTGCCAGTCGGCCAAGCCTGGTGTCTCCAGTGCGGACTGACCCACGGTCCCATACGCTGGGGGCCACACCCCGATCCAGTTCACGGAACCAGAACTTCATGGCTCTATTGCAGAAGAAGAACAACAAACCTAGCACTGGCAGCAGAGTGTCGGCCATGGAGCTTCTGAAGAGCACTAACCCGCTCGCCCGCCGGGTTACCGAATTCAACCAGTCTGAGCTGGACCCAACCGATGGCCCCAGAACACCCCAGGGACAGTGA
- the nhsl2 gene encoding NHS-like protein 2 isoform X1: protein MPFCKRTIAPKDLCKDGANGQSAIFGDLVDVCGFTLCSVLRQLADLSRQSVSILEELEGEFVSICHRSGTLECKVIGLQKYISSLATKSPTKTTTNLDAESKRAAHFRSSWQQHVNVFGSWSRPECVQQLRQEAELNLQSLLQDFEEHLYEPKVTGQTFRHPSSLSSEDTSLSDPPGLISQKPEFIFLPASSEVCEGGATPIGFWGQEHTIAAEKPPWPPSGQTQEQQWPTDTTGDEALLHVDLIQGICSSESDTRLLTSSPETQSPHLFLRKTYSDLEQNLLHSPGSPSGAMEHAGLMCGSPSWNGPKGSTFSPSWNNSMDYMMAHGPATKPPTNQQQADLLLDPSQSGSGLSYSSGSHSSSFTSNSVEPSARALATTSITTGKRAETEGAAASPRDREKRPIRPGALRFRERSLSTPTDSESFCSADNVSCMDTQRLGVESYALMYPSGSSEDGASADNESLAVTDFHPDGRLRIRSRSISLKKSKKKPPPPVRSVSLVKNLRGAGAEGPQRESRPRSLYLPREHLHDSYLSDYVLGGDGRSLKEEPDIPLSIRETMEGSQAPDQEVELSFPDHWQLNEWHSSDPYRSLSGSSTATGTTVIECLKARGSSESLDSPGTSRATSPSQFSVEAEAKISPFKPHGLMSPSSGYSSQSETPTPTIPSAQVTGPSPLACKMRPKIPERKSSLPATSPMERPARSRLSFELPVASASELPSIKPKPKASRRHSDTSPTSQSGQPVVTQTDLRNVRLRSVGRSEIEDNLDCPVDIIEEEMRDDDSPPVTLREKPKPPVAVKPPLPKRPLNLMLESPSSSLQGPESPPISPKEWRMPVGNIYMVVKKPKKKPLQAAPIATQEIPQHQEVLDIQQGASHIELPSPSSPKREHQTRTLTSSVTVSCLAELDRKRTKVPPPVPKKPSVLLLPSGVVHSNGADDSGPPSPGGEPVSEEVPDVEESQAQTKQSEPQDSDVTAFRTGTLTGIPADGSSEECGSLAEMETLHISEEPTEGVFGLTPMPHSTEDLFTIIHRSKRKVLGRREPSATFASRPSLVSPVRTDPRSHTLGATPRSSSRNQNFMALLQKKNNKPSTGSRVSAMELLKSTNPLARRVTEFNQSELDPTDGPRTPQGQ from the exons CCACCACTAACTTGGACGCGGAGAGCAAGCGAGCGGCCCACTTCCGATCGTCATGGCAACAGCATGTGAATGTGTTCGGCTCGTGGAGTAGGCCGGAGTGCGTGCAGCAGCTGCGTCAGGAGGCAGAGCTCAATCTCCAGAGCCTGCTCCAAG ACTTTGAGGAGCACCTCTACGAGCCTAAAGTGACCGGCCAGACGTTCCGACACCCCTCCTCACTGAGCTCGGAGGACACCTCCCTGAGTGACCCCCCCGGGCTGATTAGCCAGAAACCAGAGTTCATCTTCCTA CCGGCTTCCAGTGaggtgtgtgaggggggggccACGCCCATAGGCTTTTGGGGTCAAGAGCACACCATCGCTGCTGAGAAACCACCCTGGCCCCCTAGTGGTCAGACCCAAGAACAGCAGTGGCCAACGGACACCACAG GTGATGAGGCACTTCTACATGTTGACCTGATTCAGGGAATCTGCAGTTCTGAGTCTGACACTAGGTTGCTAACGTCATCTCCCGAAACCCAGAGCCCCCATCTGTTCCTGAGGAAGACCTACAGTGACCTGGAGCAGAACTTGCTGCACTCCCCTGGGAGCCCATCAGGTGCAATGGAGCACGCCGGCCTGATGTGTGGCAGCCCATCCTGGAACGGGCCCAAGGGCTCCACCTTCTCACCATCTTGGAACAACTCCATGGATTATATGATGGCTCATGGTCCAGCTACGAAACCACCAACTAACCAACAGCAAGCTGACCTGCTGCTGGacccctcccagagtgggtcagGCCTCTCCTACAGCTCAGGCTCACACTCCAGCTCCTTTACCTCCAACTCTGTGGAGCCATCAGCCAGAGCTCTGGCTACTACCAGCATTACAACAGGCAAACGGGCTGAGACTGAGGGTGCCGCAGCAAGTCCCAGGGATCGGGAAAAGAGACCGATACGGCCCGGGGCCCTCAGGTTCCGTGAACGGTCCCTGTCAACCCCAACGGACTCTGAGTCATTCTGCTCGGCCGACAATGTGTCTTGCATGGATACCCAACGCTTAGGAGTTGAGAGCTATGCCTTGATGTACCCTAGTGGGAGTTCTGAGGATGGTGCAAGCGCTGACAATGAGTCTCTGGCGGTGACTGATTTCCACCCTGATGGGAGACTGAGGATAAGGTCCCGAAGCATCTCCCTGAAGAAGTCGAAGAAGAAGCCCCCACCCCCGGTGCGCAGCGTGTCTCTGGTGAAGAACCTTAGGGGGGCAGGTGCTGAGGGCCCTCAAAGAGAGAGCAGGCCCAGAAGCCTCTACCTTCCCAGAGAGCACTTGCATGACTCTTATTTATCAGACTATGTGCTCGGGGGAGATGGCAGATCTCTGAAAGAGGAGCCTGACATACCATTGTCCATCAGAGAGACGATGGAGGGGAGTCAGGCACCAGACCAGGAAGTGGAGCTGTCTTTCCCTGACCATTGGCAGTTGAATGAATGGCACTCCAGTGACCCCTACAGGTCACTGTCTGGTTCTAGCACAGCAACAGGCACCACAGTGATAGAGTGCCTGAAAGCACGAGGAAGCTCAGAGTCCCTTGACTCCCCTGGTACCTCTCGTGCCACCTCACCCTCTCAGTTCTCTGTTGAAGCAGAGGCAAAAATCTCCCCCTTCAAGCCCCATGGGCTAATGTCCCCCTCCAGTGGCTACTCAAGCCAGTCAGAGACCCCAACACCAACAATTCCCAGTGCTCAAGTGACTGGACCATCCCCATTGGCTTGCAAGATGCGGCCAAAGATACCAGAGAGGAAATCCTCGCTACCTGCCACATCCCCCATGGAGAGACCTGCCAGGTCACGCCTTTCCTTTGAGCTGCCTGTGGCATCTGCCTCAGAATTGCCCTCTATCAAGCCCAAGCCCAAGGCTAGCCGACGACACTCTGATACATCTCCTACCAGCCAGTCAGGGCAGCCAGTGGTAACCCAGACTGATCTGAGAAACGTGCGTCTTCGTTCTGTTGGCCGCTCGGAGATTGAGGATAATCTGGACTGTCCTGTGGACATCATCGAGGAGGAAATGAGGGATGATGACAGCCCCCCTGTCACACTCCGTGAAAAACCTAAACCCCCAGTAGCGGTGAAGCCCCCCCTTCCCAAACGACCCCTCAACCTGATGTTGGAGTCTCCTTCCTCCTCTCTACAGGGTCCAGAGTCTCCACCAATCTCGCCCAAAGAATGGCGAATGCCTGTAGGGAACATCTACATGGTGGTGAAAAAACCCAAAAAGAAACCTCTGCAGGCTGCACCCATTGCCACTCAAGAGATCCCTCAACATCAGGAAGTGCTGGACATTCAGCAAGGGGCCAGCCACATTGAGCTTCCCTCCCCCTCCAGCCCAAAGAGGGAGCATCAAACCAGGACATTGACCAGCAGCGTCACTGTCTCCTGTTTGGCAGAGCTGGACAGAAAGCGGACCAAGGTACCCCCTCCGGTCCCAAAGAAACCCAGTGTCCTCCTGCTGCCCTCTGGAGTTGTCCACTCCAATGGGGCAGATGACAGTGGCCCCCCATCCCCTGGTGGGGAGCCTGTGTCTGAAGAAGTTCCAGATGTAGAGGAAAGCCAGGCCCAGACAAAACAAAGTGAACCTCAAGACAGTGATGTCACAGCATTTCGTACTGGGACACTGACAG GGATCCCTGCAGATGGGAGTTCTGAGGAGTGCGGCTCTCTTGCAGAGATGGAAACCCTGCACATCTCTGAGGAGCCGACAGAGGGCGTGTTTGGCCTCACACCAATGCCCCATTCGACAGAAGATCTGTTCACTATCATCCACAG GTCCAAACGAAAAGTTCTGGGGCGCAGGGAACCGTCGGCTACCTTTGCCAGTCGGCCAAGCCTGGTGTCTCCAGTGCGGACTGACCCACGGTCCCATACGCTGGGGGCCACACCCCGATCCAGTTCACGGAACCAGAACTTCATGGCTCTATTGCAGAAGAAGAACAACAAACCTAGCACTGGCAGCAGAGTGTCGGCCATGGAGCTTCTGAAGAGCACTAACCCGCTCGCCCGCCGGGTTACCGAATTCAACCAGTCTGAGCTGGACCCAACCGATGGCCCCAGAACACCCCAGGGACAGTGA